From Streptomyces fungicidicus, one genomic window encodes:
- a CDS encoding pyridoxal-phosphate dependent enzyme yields the protein MTTTTPPVTLDDVRAAAERLEGVAHRTPVLRSRTLDALAGAEIHLKCENFQRVGAFKFRGAYNAASRLTPGQLSRGIAAYSSGNHAQAVALAARELGATAVIVMPEDAPPSKRAATEGYGAEIVTYDRYGGDRVAVAETLAAERGLTLVPPYEHPHVIAGQGTAALELVEETGALDVLLAPVGGGGLIAGSATAVKALHPGTRVIGVEPEAGDDTRRSLEAGRRVAVPVPRTIADGQALHIPGELTFSLNRRLLDGIVLVGDDEIREAMRFAFERLKIVLEPSGATPLAALLTGRVGPLPSRVGLILSGGNIDAARFARLCGSGA from the coding sequence GTGACGACCACCACCCCGCCGGTCACCCTCGACGACGTGCGTGCCGCCGCCGAGCGCCTCGAAGGCGTCGCGCACCGCACGCCCGTCCTGCGCTCCCGCACCCTGGACGCGCTGGCCGGCGCCGAGATCCACCTCAAGTGCGAGAACTTCCAGCGCGTCGGCGCCTTCAAGTTCCGCGGCGCCTACAACGCGGCCTCCCGGCTCACCCCCGGACAGCTGTCCCGCGGCATCGCCGCCTACTCCTCCGGCAATCACGCCCAGGCCGTCGCCCTCGCCGCCCGGGAACTGGGCGCCACCGCCGTCATCGTGATGCCCGAGGACGCGCCGCCGTCCAAGCGGGCGGCCACCGAGGGATACGGCGCCGAGATCGTCACGTACGACCGCTACGGCGGCGACCGCGTCGCCGTGGCCGAGACCCTCGCGGCCGAGCGCGGGCTGACCCTCGTGCCGCCCTACGAGCACCCGCACGTCATCGCCGGACAGGGCACGGCGGCCCTCGAACTCGTCGAGGAGACAGGAGCGCTGGACGTACTGCTCGCCCCGGTCGGCGGCGGGGGGCTGATCGCCGGAAGCGCCACCGCCGTCAAGGCACTGCACCCCGGGACCCGGGTGATCGGCGTCGAACCGGAGGCCGGCGACGACACCAGGAGATCACTGGAGGCGGGCCGGCGCGTCGCCGTCCCGGTCCCGCGCACCATCGCCGACGGCCAGGCCCTGCACATCCCCGGCGAGTTGACCTTCTCCCTCAACCGGCGGCTCCTGGACGGGATCGTGCTGGTCGGCGACGACGAGATCAGGGAAGCGATGCGGTTCGCCTTCGAGCGGCTGAAGATCGTCCTCGAGCCCAGCGGAGCCACCCCGCTCGCCGCGCTGCTCACCGGCAGGGTGGGCCCGCTCCCGTCCCGGGTCGGCCTGATCCTCTCCGGCGGCAACATCGACGCCGCGCGCTTCGCCCGGCTCTGCGGATCCGGAGCCTGA